The Platichthys flesus chromosome 5, fPlaFle2.1, whole genome shotgun sequence genome contains the following window.
CGCCGAGGGCAAGGAGTACATCTTCGTCTCCAACATCGACAACCTGGGCGCCACCGTggacctcttcatcctccaccacCTGATGAGTCAGCCGGCCGACCGGCGCTGCGAGTTCATCATGGAGGTCACCGACAAAACCAGAGCCGACGTGAAGGTCAGCGCCGACGCGTTGGATCGGACGCCTCCGGGTTTGTTCTGTGCGCCGCCTCTGAgtgcttcctgtttcctgtttcctgttttgcgCAGGGCGGGACTCTGATCCAGTATGAGGACCACCTGCGGCTGCTGGAGATCGCTCAGGTCCCGAAGGCCCACGTGGACGAGTTCAAGTCCGTCACCAAGTTCAAGATCTTCAACACCAACAACCTGTGGATCTCACTGCCGGCCAtcaagaggctgcaggagaagaaccaGCTGGACCTGGAGATCATCGTCAACCCCAAGGTGAGCCACGCCCCCGTCATCATGACCTCATCATGACCACACTCATATTAGGTCTTTATCGATGTTCAAACACCAAAGAGAcgatttgtatttttttagtttagaaagaaaatgaatcacAAACTAATCTGatcatttattgattgattatctTAAACTATTgagatttaataataaataaattgaatagTTTAATGTCGCCATGTTGGAAAAAGGAAACAGATTGTTGGGTTTGATGATGTTTTAGTGACTAAAGTAATAAATAGAATTAAATTAACTGTTAggtcaacattttcttttcacaataaaagtcctttatttaaaaaaaagagattcaATTCAGAGTCAATgaatcatttaaacatttaaaaccttTCCTCTTAAACCCTGAACCTCTCCCAGACGCTGGACGGCGGCCTGAACGTCATCCAGCTGGAGACGGCGGTGGGCGCCGCCATCAAGAGCTTCAACAACGCCATGGGTGTGAATGTGCCGCGCAGCCGCTTCCTGCCGGTGAAGACCTCGTCCGACCTGCTGCTGGTGATGTCCAACCTGTACAGCCTGGACGCCGGCTCGCTCACCATGAGCCAGAAGAGGGAGTTCCCCACCACGCCACACGTCAAGCTGGGCAGCTCCTTCACCAAGGTCCGGTGACGGCTCTTTGGTCATGTGACCACGCTGAGTCACTGATCAGCTTCGTCAAGAGTCATCGAGATGAAAAGTTTCAAGATAATTAATCAGCTGATTATTTATGTTGAGGGaactttttatttcttcaacGTTTTCATTATAGTGATATTAGAATTTAAATATCCTGATCAAAGTCTTTCTCAGTTTACAAATGATGGTTTAAGATTCTAGATCAGTTTGATATTTCCACGATATGATCATGTTTGGTTACTATTTGTTTAGATATAAGATTTTCTTTATTGCAGTTATGGAACATGTATTATTTTACTCACATCAAAGTTCATCGATCGGATAAAGAGTGAAACCTGAAAGACGTCTTCCCTGAGTTCTGTCCCTTCGTCCTGCAGGTTCAGGAGTTCCTGTCCAGATTCGAGAACATCCCGGACATGTTGGAGCTCGACCACCTCACGGTGTCCGGGGACGTCACCTTCGGGAACAAGGTCTCCCTGAAGGTCAAGAACGTTCCCTCACTTTCTTTTACCATTTCAAACGTCACTTTAACTCTTGTAACCTTTCAAATGTGATGCTTTGCTGCTTCTCGCTGTCGCCTCTGTCTGTTTGATGATTTGAGGTCACGTTTCACTCCatcttcagtgtgtttgatCAAACCGTGTTTTCACGTTCACCAGGGAACCGTCATCATCATCGCGAATCACGGCGACAGGATCGATATTCCTGCCGGAGCGATGCTGGAGAACAAGATCGTCTCAGGAAACCTGCGGATCCTCGACCACTGAGGCCTTcacggaaaaaagaaaaaccatttGCACCTTGAAGAGACGTGAAAAGGATTTTCTTCTCTTGGGAGATGAACGACAGGAAACATTCTGTTTCAA
Protein-coding sequences here:
- the LOC133954051 gene encoding UTP--glucose-1-phosphate uridylyltransferase-like, whose translation is MSLLVADLARGVMTEFQEKLRQQHEEAMHRELEALLHSASESQAEISRKEFDGFKKLFHSFLQVKGPAVDWAKINRPPEDSIQPYEKIRTKGLPEDIASSLNKLAVVKLNGGLGTSMGCKGPKSLISVRSENTFLDLTVQQIEHLNKTFNTDVPLVLMNSFNTDEDTKKILLKYKHYKVKIHTFNQSRYPRINKESLLPIARTMGTSGESAEAWYPPGHGDVYASFSNSGLLDRLLAEGKEYIFVSNIDNLGATVDLFILHHLMSQPADRRCEFIMEVTDKTRADVKGGTLIQYEDHLRLLEIAQVPKAHVDEFKSVTKFKIFNTNNLWISLPAIKRLQEKNQLDLEIIVNPKTLDGGLNVIQLETAVGAAIKSFNNAMGVNVPRSRFLPVKTSSDLLLVMSNLYSLDAGSLTMSQKREFPTTPHVKLGSSFTKVQEFLSRFENIPDMLELDHLTVSGDVTFGNKVSLKGTVIIIANHGDRIDIPAGAMLENKIVSGNLRILDH